A single window of Zea mays cultivar B73 chromosome 10, Zm-B73-REFERENCE-NAM-5.0, whole genome shotgun sequence DNA harbors:
- the LOC100192818 gene encoding cell division control protein 48 homolog B, whose protein sequence is MGTAIVSDGGGEGSDGKSVDGWQAEKAVAGNRRALEALRELVAYPFLYARESRLLGLKWPRGLLLHGPPGTGKTSLVRAIVRECNAHLTTINPYSVHKAHVGEGEKFLREAFSEAYSQALRGKPAVIFIDELDAICPRRNSRRENESRIVGQLLTLMDGNKKASKMLPHIVVVASTNRIDAVDPALRRAGRFDSEVEVAVPTVEERLLILKLYTKNLHLDEKVDLQTVAAFCNGYVGADLEALCREAAKLAYHRMLNLCEGDKVLKLLMEDWECARSMVGPSITRGVTKEISIVSWDDIGGLKDLKKELQKVVEWPIKHAAAFSRLGIPPVRGVLLHGPPGCSKTTLAKAAAHAAQASFFSLSGADLYSKYVGEGEALLRRTFQKARLASPSIIFFDEADAIAPKRTGPGGNSSGNATVGERLLSTLLTEMDGLELATGIIVLGATNRPNAIDAALLRPGRFDKVLYVPPPDVEGRHEILRIHTRKMKLGEDVDLWKVAECTELFTGADLEGLCREAGMAALREDISASLIHDAHFQAARSSLSPSLTKAVVDEYSKVDINDPSSRKH, encoded by the exons ATGGGCACGGCGATCGTAAGCGACGGGGGCGGTGAGGGAAGCGATGGAAAGTCGGTTGACGGGTGGCAGGCAGAGAAGGCCGTCGCGGGCAACCGTAGGGCACTCGAGGCCCTTCGGGAGCTCGTGGCTTATCCTTTCCTCTACGCCCGCGAGTCCCGTTTGCTCGGCCTCAAG TGGCCCAGAGGGTTGCTGCTCCATGGCCCCCCTGGCACCGGAAAG ACAAGCCTGGTTCGAGCTATTGTTCGAGAATGCAACGCGCACCTGACAACGATCAA CCCATATTCTGTACACAAAGcccatgtgggagagggagaaaagTTCCTGCGTGAAGCTTTTTCTGAAGCATATTCTCAGGCTTTGCGGGGTAAACCAGCTGTGATATTTATTGACGAACTTGATGCCATATGTCCACGCCGCAATAGTAG GAGAGAGAATGAGTCCCGCATTGTTGGCCAACTTCTTACTCTCATGGATGGAAACAAAAAGGCGTCAAAGATGCTTCCTCACATAGTTGTTGTTGCATCGACTAACAG GATAGATGCCGTTGATCCTGCATTGAGAAGGGCAGGACGTTTTGACTCAGAGGTAGAGGTTGCCGTTCCTACAGTTGAAGAAAGGCTGCTGATTCTTAAG CTTTATACCAAAAACCTACATCTGGATGAAAAAGTCGATCTTCAGACTGTTGCTGCGTTCTGCAATGGCTATGTTGGAGCTGATTTAGAAGCATTGTGTCGAGAAGCTGCCAAGCTTGCATATCATAGAATGTTAAACTTATGTGAGGGTGACAAAGTACTTAAACTACTTATGGAAGACTGGGAATGTGCTAGATCTATGGTGGGACCAAGCATAACAAGAGGGGTAACCAAAGAAATTTCAATTGTTTCGTGGGATGATATAGGAGGCTTGAAAGATCTAAAG AAAGAGCTTCAGAAAGTTGTTGAATGGCCCATCAAGCATGCTGCTGCATTTTCTAGACTTGGAATACCACCAGTCCGGGGGGTGCTGTTGCATGGCCCACCAGGGTGCTCCAAGACTACTCTTGCCAAGGCTGCAGCGCATGCTGCCCaagcttctttcttttctttgag TGGTGCAGATTTATATTCCAAGTATGTTGGAGAAGGGGAAGCTCTGTTGCGTAGAACATTTCAGAAAGCTCGTCTTGCTTCTCCCAGCATTATATTTTTTGATGAGGCTGATGCCATTGCCCCCAAGAG AACTGGCCCTGGTGGGAATTCTAGTGGCAATGCCACAGTCGGAGAAAGACTTTTGTCGACTTTATTGACCGAAATGGATGGTTTAGAACTGGCTACG GGAATTATCGTATTGGGTGCTACGAATCGCCCAAATGCAATTGATGCTGCTCTTTTGCGTCCAGGGCGTTTCGATAAG GTGCTGTATGTCCCGCCACCAGATGTGGAAGGGCGACACGAGATACTACGCATCCATACACGGAAAATGAAGTTGGGAGAGGATGTAGATCTTTGGAAGGTTGCAGAGTGTACCGAGCTATTCACCGGTGCTGATCTTGAAGGCCTTTGCAGGGAAGCTGGAATGGCAGCATTGAGGGAAGATATCTCAGCAAGTTTGATACATGACGCTCACTTCCAAGCCGCACGAAGTTCATTAAGCCCCTCTCTTACAAAAGCAGTAGTTGATGAGTACTCAAAGGTAGATATAAATGATCCATCGAGTAGGAAACATTGA
- the LOC100273055 gene encoding uncharacterized protein LOC100273055 precursor, whose product MGRGRGGAFSCSMLDLLVLSALLPFAASQSPSSLLSPAQSASRPPTAPSARPSFPSPAAPAPRLSRPPAPPAAKPSSPPPAAPAGKPSPSPRPAPTRSPAVATPAPRASPAASPAPKPSSPPPKTAPAPKPSPSVAPAPRPSPPPVTPVPPAPKPPPPPPPPPAPLQPPSNSTPTTSSALGQLSPSFYAQSCPDVELAVRDVVRSASTLDPSIPGKLLRLVFHDCFVEGCDASVLIQGNGTERTDPANLSLGGFNVIDAAKRLLEAVCPATVSCSDIVVLAARDAVVFTGGPAVPVALGRRDGLVSLASNVRRNIIDTGFSVDAMAASFTAKGLTLDDLVTLSGGHTIGSAHCNTFRERFQQVANGSMTPVDGSMNADYANELIQACSANGTVPAGTAAVGCDSGSASVFDNTYFANLLGGRGLLRTDAALVQNATTRAKVAEFAQSQDGFFASWASSYARLTSLGVKVGADGEVRRTCSSVNG is encoded by the exons ATGGGCCGGGGGCGCGGCGGCGCCTTTTCTTGCTCAATGCTGGACTTGCTGGTCTTGTCGGCGCTGCTACCGTTCGCCGCCTCGCAGTCGCCGTCCTCGCTTCTGTCGCCGGCTCAGAGCGCGTCGCGGCCTCCGACGGCGCCGTCCGCGAGACCGTCGTTCCCATCGCCTGCGGCGCCAGCGCCGAGGCTGTCACGGCCTCCAGCCCCGCCGGCCGCGAAACCGTCGTCTCCACCGCCCGCGGCGCCAGCTGGGAAGCCGTCGCCATCTCCCAGGCCGGCTCCAACGAGGTCTCCGGCAGTGGCGACACCCGCGCCAAGAGCGTCGCCTGCAGCCTCGCCAGCTCCAAAGCCATCCTCTCCTCCACCTAAAACGGCGCCGGCTCCAAAACCATccccgtccgtggcgccggcgccAAGGCCATCTCCTCCACCTGTCACACCGGTACCACCAGCTCCaaagccgccgccaccgccgccgccgccaccggctCCGCTGCAGCCTCCGTCGAACTCCACGCCGACGACGTCCTCCGCATTGGGCCAGCTCTCGCCCAGCTTCTACGCGCAGTCCTGCCCGGACGTTGAGCTGGCAGTGAGGGACGTCGTTAGGTCGGCCTCCACCCTGGACCCCTCCATCCCCGGCAAGCTTCTTAGGCTGGTCTTCCATGACTGCTTCGTCGAG GGATGCGATGCATCGGTGCTGATACAAGGTAACGGTACCGAGAGGACGGATCCTGCAAACCTCTCGCTTGGTGGGTTCAATGTCATCGATGCAGCAAAGAGGTTGCTTGAAGCTGTGTGCCCTGCGACTGTTTCTTGCAGCGACATTGTCGTCCTCGCCGCAAGAGATGCTGTTGTGTTT ACTGGAGGACCGGCTGTGCCTGTCGCGCTGGGAAGACGAGACGGCCTCGTCTCGTTGGCATCCAACGTCCGAAGAAACATCATCGACACGGGCTTCTCCGTGGACGCCATGGCGGCCAGCTTCACCGCCAAGGGGCTCACCTTGGACGACCTCGTCACTCTCTCAG GGGGGCACACCATCGGGTCGGCGCACTGCAACACGTTCCGGGAGCGGTTCCAGCAGGTGGCGAACGGGAGCATGACGCCGGTCGACGGGTCGATGAACGCCGACTACGCGAACGAGCTGATCCAGGCGTGCTCGGCGAACGGCACCGTGCCGGCGGGCACGGCCGCCGTGGGCTGCGACTCCGGCTCGGCGTCCGTCTTCGACAACACCTACTTCGCGAACCTGCTGGGCGGGCGGGGCCTGCTGCGCACGGACGCCGCGCTGGTGCAGAACGCGACGACGAGGGCCAAGGTGGCGGAGTTCGCGCAGAGCCAGGACGGCTTCTTCGCGAGCTGGGCCAGCTCGTACGCCAGGCTCACCAGCCTCGGCGTGAAGGTCGGCGCCGACGGCGAGGTCCGGCGGACCTGCTCCAGCGTCAACGGCTGA
- the LOC100282559 gene encoding S-adenosylmethionine decarboxylase proenzyme, with the protein MAVLSAAGAPPASAIGFEGYEKRLEITFSEAPVFVDPHGSGLRALSRSQIDSVLDLARCTIVSELSNKDFDSYVLSESSLFIYPLKIVIKTCGTTKLLLTIPRILELAEELSMPLAAVKYSRGTFIFPGAQPAPHRSFSEEVAVLNRYFGGLKSGGNAYVIGDAARPGQKWHIYYATEYPEQPMVNLEMCMTGLDTKKASVFFKTNADGNTTCAKEMTKLSGISEIIPEMEICDFDFEPCGYSMNAIHGSAFSTIHVTPEDGFSYASYEVMGLDATALSYGDLVKRVLGCFGPSEFSVAVTIFGGRGQAGTWGKELGAEAYDCNNMVEQELPGGGILIYQSFCAAEDAVASSPKSVLRCFDGENAAPFAKDCKLANLVCLEEVGCYRGEGWSA; encoded by the coding sequence ATGGCTGTTCTTTCTGCTGCTGGTGCTCCCCCGGCCTCAGCTATCGGGTTTGAGGGCTATGAGAAGCGCCTTGAGATCACATTCTCTGAGGCACCTGTCTTTGTGGACCCCCATGGCAGCGGTTTGCGTGCCCTCTCCAGGTCCCAGATTGACTCTGTTCTGGATCTTGCACGGTGCACGATCGTGTCCGAGCTCTCCAACAAGGATTTTGACTCCTATGTTCTCTCCGAGTCAAGCTTGTTCATCTATCCTCTGAAGATTGTCATCAAGACCTGTGGCACTACCAAGCTCCTGCTCACAATTCCAAGGATCCTAGAGCTTGCTGAAGAGCTGTCTATGCCTCTTGCTGCTGTGAAGTACTCCCGCGGGACGTTCATCTTTCCTGGCGCACAGCCAGCCCCCCACCGGAGCTTCTCCGAGGAAGTTGCTGTACTTAACCGATACTTTGGGGGCCTGAAGTCTGGTGGCAATGCTTATGTGATTGGAGATGCAGCAAGACCAGGACAGAAGTGGCACATCTACTACGCCACTGAGTACCCAGAGCAACCAATGGTCAACCTTGAGATGTGCATGACTGGTCTGGACACGAAGAAAGCTTCAGTCTTCTTCAAGACTAATGCTGATGGCAACACAACATGTGCCAAGGAAATGACGAAGCTCTCTGGTATCTCTGAAATTATCCCTGAGATGGAGATCTGTGATTTTGACTTCGAACCCTGCGGCTACTCCATGAATGCAATCCATGGCTCTGCGTTCTCCACGATCCATGTGACGCCTGAGGATGGGTTCAGCTACGCCAGTTATGAGGTTATGGGCTTGGATGCCACTGCCCTGTCTTACGGTGACCTTGTCAAGAGGGTCCTTGGGTGCTTCGGCCCCTCGGAATTTTCTGTCGCCGTGACCATCTTCGGCGGGCGGGGCCAAGCTGGGACATGGGGAAAGGAACTTGGTGCGGAGGCTTATGACTGCAACAACATGGTCGAGCAGGAGCTGCCTGGAGGTGGGATCCTCATCTACCAGAGCTTCTGTGCTGCTGAAGACGCCGTTGCTAGCTCGCCCAAATCCGTTCTTCGCTGCTTTGATGGCGAGAATGCAGCACCTTTTGCGAAGGACTGCAAGCTGGCTAATCTTGTCTGCTTGGAGGAAGTTGGATGCTATCGAGGAGAAGGATGGAGTGCTTGA